The genomic DNA GCCAAATTTAGAACAGGCTAAATAACATGCATACCGCTTGAAAGTATTACGTCTGCGAGTACGCATGTGGatgtgatatatgtatgtatatatctttCCTATACATATGCTAAGATTAACAACCACTATCTTGTCGCATAGGTTGCGCACATCAGCTGTTTAAACAGCTTTCCTATCCATTCATAGCGCAGACGAAGCTACCAAGAAGGAATCTTTTAGATATCTTTTAGATAAAGTCACTCAGATAAGTTCAAAAGTGTAACTCGAACTCAGAAGTAGACCACAGATAAGAGATATGGATCGTATGATTATCTGGAAATTCAATTACCTCTTCAGGGGGTAATTCATTCGTTTGTTGATTGAGGTCACATATCGAATTGGGTTAAATATGAACTGAAAGGTCACACTTATCAATCGTATTGAATTAGGTAAATCATTAAGTTCACTAGATCATAAATCTACTATCGAATCGTTCATATGTTCTGCTTATCAACTCCTTTATCGAATTGTACTGAAATCAAAGTAATCAAGGACTAGCCAATATCTGATTGACAGAGTATCTACCTACTAGTATATGTGTGTGATAAAGAGTAACTACAGTTCCACTATCTCTGGCTTATCAGTGCGTAGCCAGCAAACGTGACTCGCCAGTGAAGATAGTCCCAAAAAAAGTGCCAGACAGAAGCgtacaatataaatattgtacCTATGGGGGGTATGAGTCGAGGGTTTTGCACTGTCAACTTGTGGGCAATGTGGGACTTTAATAAGTTTACCCTCCCAGCCCCCATTTGGGGGGTTGCGTGCGATGAAATTTATTCCCAGTTGCAAGTGTCTGGGGGTGGCACACACTCTTTCACCCCATATTTACTTCCATTGGGGTAGAGGGTGGAAAAATGCCAAGGAGCAGCATAGCTTGAGCTCTAcgtttattgcatttgcaaaaaggaaaaagtaaTATGAAGAAATGTCAACCCTCTGGACAGGGGAAACAGATGAAAAATAATGATAAAATACTATGAAGGAAGGAGAGTGCATTTCTCAGCTTTAAGATGGTTGGAAAGAGGCCAAAACTTTTAAAGAAATGTATGCAAGTCGGAAAGTGAGATAAGTGCATAATTTACAAATCCAGACGGCTTGAAAAATCCACCGCTTAGAAGGGTTATAGAGTCAGTTCCCCTCCGGGGTTAAAACTTCCTTCAAGCTCTCGGCTAGGGACAATGACCACCACCGGTAAAAgggcaacacaaaaatatatcggTTAGAGTGTGGGTGTAAGCAtgcttgtgtgtttgcgtgtgtgtgtgtgagtgtgatgGTGTTGTCATTATAACAGTAAAAagttaatattaatattacgTGTTGTACGTGTTGTAATTACAGTTACATTTACATTATtgatatttaaacaaaaagtgaGTGCAAAATTACAAAAGCAAGACTGGGGAAATTCGTGGAGGAGctgtgtttctctctctccctgtcggCTTACCAGCAAGATGTCCGCCACAACCGcccaattcaaattcaaagcTAACTGTCCGAAAAATATGAGCAAATAGGTGCCCAGCTCGTTCGACGACACCATCAGGCAGGCACCGAACAGCAGCGGTGCGCTGAGCAGCAAACCGAAGGCGCATATCACCGGATCCGCCGACTGGTACCGCTTCACCATATATTGCGACAAGAACGAGCCCAGGGGCACGCCCACCAGGCCCGCCACCATTGTGATCACTCCAAAATTGAATGCAACGCTAAAtttggggagggggagggtaggaaaaattttgaatttgaggTTAGTTTTTGCAAGATAGCTTAGGCGGAAGGAAAACTGCTTGGCGAGCTTGGGGCTAGGCTTGGGGCGCATTAGTAATCGTCGTtctttattgttgctgcttctgctgctgttgcttgaaACGCTTCTTGGCCAGCTTACCAGCAGAATATCGGCCACAATGGACCAGCACAGGTTGAGGGCCACTTGGGCCAAAAACACGAAGAAGAAGCACAGCGATCCGCTCGTCCGAGACACCACTAGGGCAGCAAATACCATGGGCGCGGATACCAGTAGTCCTCCGGCGCAGATGTACGGGTCACAGTTCTCCATGCGACCGCGCAGTCGTTGGGCCAGCACAGAGCCCATTGGCACGCCGATCAGGCCCGCCAGCATGGCCACTATGCCGAACTTGTACGAGATGCTTCGATGATAGAACCAGAGGTAAGGTATAAGGCGCCGAGCTCGATTGGATTGGGGGATATTGGGGACTTTTGGGGAGTGGGATTCATGGAGAGGATGGTACACTTACTCGTCCTGCACGATGTTCTCGTTTCCGGGCTGCATCTTCATGCCTAGGAAGATGAATGAGGGTCCCCACCAGGCCAGCGCTCCGGCCACAAAGGCCACGCACGTGAATCCGGCCGTGGAGAGCATGAAGGAGCGATTCTTGAGCAGCTCCTTGATGTCCTGTCTGTAGGAGGTGGCCTCCATGTTGTGCGAGCCCTCGCTATGGCCGCGCTCCGGATCCTTGATCAGCATAatcagcagcacagcagccacacccAGGATGGGGTCACGCGCAGCGCCCAGCGCCAGTTGTTGGCCAGGTGAGCCGTCTTCGAGCCCACAATATATCTGAAAGGGTGCATAGGGAGTACATTAGAGTTGATTGCGATTAGTTGACTCTTGGTCCTCCACTGCATTGGCTGCCAATTGGCGTGGCGCATAATTTTCAATCAACGAGACAAGCCCCTGGCCACTTGACCccactttaattgaattaaggCCATCCTCTTTacatgccaaaaataaatcaatttaaacttttaattgaaggTGCTCTTCAATGGGTGAAATGAAGTCACGTGACTTTTCTCACGCTACGCCGATTAGAGCATCCCCTTGAGACGAGGCCCGCCCCAAACTTTGCACCCGGTCGGCTGTTAAATTGTTGTCAGCAGCTGATAACCGCTTCCCGAGGAGTGACAAAGTCGAAGGCGGAACACCCCAGACGAACGATCCACTGATAAGAGCCTGTTTACTCTGCAGCTGCGACTGCctactgccgccgctgctgccatcgcTTTGGGTCATAGAACTTACCCCATACCGGAACCCACGGGAATGGCAAAGTAGAACATCGCCAGCATCTTCGAGCGCATGTCGTTCACGAACAGATCCGATATTATCGTTGGCGCTATTGTGCTGTACGAGGCCTCGCCGATCCCCACCAGAGCCCGGAACGTGATGAACCAGCCAAAGCTTTGCATGTACGATCCCAATAGCGTGGTGGTGCACCACAGGGCCACACCCACGGCCATGATCCACGGCCGGGAGTACCGATCACCCAGATAGCCAAAGACTGGAGCACAGATCATGTAGGAGATGACAAACACTGTCTGCAGGAGACCCGCACTGTCGTTGCCGATTTTAAAGTCTTCTTGCACATCCTTCAGCACCCCTGCAAGGAAATTAAAAGGAATTAAAATACTGTCACAAGCTGGAAACCCGTGATTGGgtttttgtattatattttatggtgTGTACCAACTATTTCTATCAACAGTAGACAGACGCTAATTGgccaaatacataaatttttaatatgaGTATGCTATATTCGAGTGCTTTACGTAAGCT from Drosophila subobscura isolate 14011-0131.10 chromosome E, UCBerk_Dsub_1.0, whole genome shotgun sequence includes the following:
- the LOC117890345 gene encoding LOW QUALITY PROTEIN: protein spinster (The sequence of the model RefSeq protein was modified relative to this genomic sequence to represent the inferred CDS: inserted 1 base in 1 codon), which produces MSQKHQKQSYQPLPTAAAAMDNPAMSQSSSSGGSNDDVANIPPTYSSQQLMPSDSDSMEEARQLRPTGATANLAAGLGLPPVPTRLSAVGRSQWFTVAVLCFVNLINYMDRFTIAGVLKDVQEDFKIGNDSAGLLQTVFVISYMICAPVFGYLGDRYSRPWIMAVGVALWCTTTLLGSYMQSFGWFITFRALVGIGEASYSTIAPTIISDLFVNDMRSKMLAMFYFAIPVGSGMGYIVGSKTAHLANNWRWALRVTPXLGVAAVLLIMLIKDPERGHSEGSHNMEATSYRQDIKELLKNRSFMLSTAGFTCVAFVAGALAWWGPSFIFLGMKMQPGNENIVQDDISYKFGIVAMLAGLIGVPMGSVLAQRLRGRMENCDPYICAGGLLVSAPMVFAALVVSRTSGSLCFFFVFLAQVALNLCWSIVADILLYVVVPTRRSTAEAFQILISHALGDAGSPYLVGAMSEVIMKHLRNHPGASGLTNELQSMSQVVESQLINATDLATKVASEAIHSFQTNLTKTAEKLTEQFTEVEQFEGLQYALFSTSFVEVLGGIFFLFTACFILKDKYKAARSVADAQEQQQQQRDNPIA